One part of the Thermodesulfovibrio sp. 3462-1 genome encodes these proteins:
- a CDS encoding flagellar biosynthetic protein FliR translates to MNYLELLTTEIYKFIPVFIRVSVIVFFLPYIGSRTVPLIFRFFFAFSVAVAIMPFVPEKEENFLISLFNAVVFGLAIGLMVRVIIAAVETASQWMSMQIGFAVANVFNPQFGELMGPLTVFYEMFMIVLFFSLDLHLSLVEVMVKTFEAPAKFSFAGNVIEFSYLLFPLALKLSAPVLLVQVLMNLGLGFLSRIMPQANVFFVGFPLLLITGIAIVWLSIPIFTMVISKAFLNLKDALMGLLR, encoded by the coding sequence ATGAACTACCTGGAGTTACTTACAACTGAGATTTATAAATTTATTCCTGTTTTTATCAGAGTTTCTGTAATTGTGTTTTTTCTTCCATATATTGGAAGTAGAACAGTTCCTTTAATTTTTAGATTCTTTTTTGCCTTTTCAGTAGCTGTTGCAATTATGCCATTTGTCCCTGAGAAGGAAGAAAATTTTTTAATTTCTCTATTTAATGCTGTGGTTTTTGGATTAGCCATTGGTTTAATGGTAAGAGTTATAATAGCAGCAGTTGAGACAGCCTCTCAATGGATGAGCATGCAGATAGGTTTTGCAGTTGCCAATGTTTTTAATCCTCAGTTTGGTGAACTTATGGGACCGCTTACTGTTTTTTATGAGATGTTTATGATAGTCCTATTTTTTTCTCTTGATCTGCATCTAAGTCTTGTAGAAGTTATGGTTAAGACATTTGAGGCACCAGCAAAATTTTCATTTGCAGGAAATGTAATTGAGTTTTCCTATCTTCTTTTTCCTCTGGCATTAAAACTTTCAGCGCCTGTGCTACTTGTTCAAGTTTTGATGAATCTTGGACTTGGATTTCTATCAAGAATCATGCCTCAGGCAAATGTTTTTTTTGTAGGATTTCCTCTATTGCTTATAACAGGAATTGCAATTGTGTGGTTAAGTATTCCTATTTTTACAATGGTTATTTCAAAGGCATTTTTAAATCTTAAAGACGCTTTAATGGGTTTGCTGAGGTAA
- the fliN gene encoding flagellar motor switch protein FliN, which produces MEEKEVKETTDENFEEELDMAKALEMEKAMKQQQVQTPQIDEFTLTQEKPKIRDIEFILDIPLELTVVIGSTKILVQELLQLTQGSVVALDKLAGEPMEVYVNGKLIGRGEVVVVNEKFGIRITDIISPQERVKQLG; this is translated from the coding sequence ATGGAGGAAAAAGAAGTTAAAGAAACTACAGACGAAAATTTTGAAGAAGAGCTTGATATGGCAAAAGCTCTTGAAATGGAAAAGGCAATGAAGCAGCAGCAAGTGCAAACTCCTCAGATAGACGAATTTACTCTAACTCAAGAAAAACCCAAGATAAGAGACATAGAATTCATTCTTGATATTCCACTTGAATTAACTGTTGTTATTGGTTCTACAAAAATTCTTGTTCAGGAGCTTCTTCAGTTAACCCAGGGTTCTGTGGTAGCACTTGATAAACTTGCTGGAGAACCAATGGAGGTCTATGTTAATGGAAAGCTCATTGGAAGAGGTGAGGTAGTTGTGGTTAATGAAAAGTTTGGAATCAGGATTACTGATATTATAAGCCCGCAGGAAAGAGTAAAACAACTTGGATGA
- the fliP gene encoding flagellar type III secretion system pore protein FliP (The bacterial flagellar biogenesis protein FliP forms a type III secretion system (T3SS)-type pore required for flagellar assembly.): MFKGGLFCLGFILTPAFSFAAPQAQGGLFGFSSAVDILVFITLLSFLPAILIMMTSFTRIVIVLSLLRQALGTPAVPPNQVIIGLALFLTLFIMSPTIDRVYNEAYVPLSKKEITMQEAINRASVPFKEFMLKQTRQKDLALFLKLSKTEVKPATPMDLPMKIVVPAFALGELKRAFEIGFLIFLPFLVIDIVVASILLSMGMFMVPPVMISMPFKLLLFVLVDGWQLIIGSLAGGFK; the protein is encoded by the coding sequence ATTTTTAAAGGTGGCTTATTCTGTCTTGGTTTTATCTTAACGCCAGCTTTTTCATTTGCAGCACCTCAAGCTCAAGGTGGACTTTTTGGATTTTCATCTGCTGTTGATATTCTTGTATTTATCACTTTACTTAGCTTTCTACCTGCAATTTTGATTATGATGACTTCTTTTACAAGAATTGTTATAGTTCTATCACTTTTAAGACAGGCTCTTGGAACACCTGCTGTTCCACCAAATCAGGTAATCATAGGTCTTGCATTATTTCTCACACTTTTTATAATGTCTCCAACTATTGATAGGGTTTACAATGAAGCCTATGTCCCTCTTTCAAAAAAAGAAATAACAATGCAAGAGGCAATCAACAGAGCCTCAGTTCCATTTAAAGAATTTATGTTAAAGCAGACAAGGCAGAAGGACCTTGCATTATTTCTTAAACTTTCAAAAACTGAGGTAAAACCTGCAACTCCGATGGATTTACCAATGAAGATTGTTGTGCCTGCCTTTGCTCTTGGTGAACTTAAAAGAGCCTTTGAAATAGGATTTTTAATTTTTTTACCTTTTTTGGTTATTGATATTGTTGTGGCAAGTATATTGCTTTCAATGGGTATGTTTATGGTACCACCAGTTATGATATCAATGCCTTTTAAATTACTACTTTTTGTTCTGGTTGATGGATGGCAGTTAATAATTGGCTCTCTTGCAGGAGGTTTTAAATGA
- the fliQ gene encoding flagellar biosynthesis protein FliQ: protein MTVEFLNYISKQTFETILLVGGPVLLVSLIVGLVIGLFQAITQLQEMTISFVPKVIAVFLTLLLTIPWMVNIMTKFTRGIFENLSLYVK from the coding sequence ATGACAGTAGAGTTTTTAAACTATATATCAAAACAAACCTTTGAGACAATACTTTTAGTTGGTGGTCCTGTTCTTTTGGTAAGCCTTATTGTTGGTCTTGTTATTGGTTTATTTCAGGCAATTACACAGTTACAGGAGATGACAATTAGCTTTGTTCCAAAAGTTATTGCTGTTTTCCTAACTCTTCTTCTTACAATTCCATGGATGGTCAATATAATGACAAAATTCACACGGGGAATTTTTGAGAATCTTTCCTTATATGTAAAATGA